A stretch of Bradyrhizobium sp. AZCC 2262 DNA encodes these proteins:
- the gcl gene encoding glyoxylate carboligase, protein MAKMRAIDAAVRILEKEGVTIAFGVPGAAINPLYSALKKRGSIGHILARHVEGASHMAEGYTRAKAGNIGVCIGTSGPAGTDMITGLYSAIADSIPILCITGQAPRARLYKEDFQAIDIESIAKPVTKWAVTVREPALVPRVFSQAFHIMRSGRPGPVLIDLPLDVQLAEIEFDDETYEPLPVYKPAATRKQIEKAIEMLNAAERPLIVAGGGVINADASELLVQFAEAVNVPVVPTLMGWGAIPDDHVLMAGMVGLQTSHRYGNATMLQSDFVLGIGNRWANRHTGSIETYTKGRTFVHVDIEPTQIGRVFNPDFGIVSDAKAALELFVTVAREWRKAGRLRERQAWPAACQDRKRTMLRKSHFDDMPIKPQRVYEEMSKAFGRDTCYVSVIGLSQIAGAQFLGVYGPRNWINAGQAGPLGWTLPAALGVRAADPSRQIVALSGDYDFQFLIEELAVGAQFKLPYIHVVVNNSYLGLIRQAQRGFDMDYHVQLSFENINAPELGAYGVDHVAVAEGLGCKAIRVTDPNHAQAAFATAQEWMAEFQVPVVVEFILERVTNISMGTEIDNIVEFEEVLDLPLDDTPAKSSAPQSGKLLPA, encoded by the coding sequence ATGGCGAAGATGCGAGCGATCGATGCGGCCGTACGAATCCTGGAAAAGGAAGGCGTGACCATCGCCTTCGGTGTGCCGGGAGCTGCGATCAATCCGTTGTACTCCGCGCTGAAGAAGCGCGGCTCGATCGGCCACATCTTGGCACGCCATGTCGAGGGCGCTTCCCACATGGCCGAGGGCTACACCCGCGCCAAGGCCGGCAATATCGGCGTCTGCATCGGCACTTCGGGGCCGGCCGGCACGGACATGATCACGGGGCTCTATTCGGCGATCGCGGATTCGATCCCGATCCTCTGTATCACCGGGCAGGCGCCGCGCGCGCGGCTCTACAAGGAGGACTTTCAGGCCATCGATATCGAATCGATCGCCAAGCCGGTGACGAAATGGGCCGTTACCGTGCGCGAGCCGGCGCTGGTGCCGCGCGTGTTCAGCCAGGCGTTTCACATCATGCGCTCCGGGCGTCCCGGACCTGTGCTGATCGACCTGCCGCTTGACGTGCAGCTCGCTGAAATCGAATTCGACGACGAGACCTATGAGCCGCTGCCGGTTTACAAGCCGGCGGCCACGCGAAAACAGATCGAAAAGGCGATCGAGATGCTCAACGCGGCGGAGCGGCCGCTGATCGTGGCGGGCGGCGGTGTCATCAATGCCGACGCGTCGGAGCTGCTCGTGCAGTTTGCCGAGGCCGTCAACGTTCCGGTGGTGCCGACGCTGATGGGGTGGGGCGCCATCCCTGACGACCACGTGCTGATGGCCGGCATGGTCGGGCTGCAGACCAGCCACCGTTACGGCAACGCGACCATGCTGCAATCCGACTTCGTGCTCGGCATCGGCAACCGCTGGGCCAACCGGCACACCGGTTCGATCGAGACCTACACCAAGGGGCGGACGTTTGTGCACGTCGATATCGAGCCGACGCAAATCGGGCGCGTCTTCAATCCCGATTTCGGCATCGTGTCCGACGCCAAGGCGGCGCTGGAACTGTTCGTCACGGTCGCCAGGGAGTGGCGGAAGGCCGGCAGACTGAGGGAGCGTCAGGCGTGGCCGGCGGCGTGCCAGGACCGCAAGCGCACGATGCTGCGCAAGAGCCATTTCGACGACATGCCGATCAAGCCGCAGCGTGTCTATGAGGAGATGAGCAAGGCGTTCGGGCGCGACACCTGCTATGTCAGCGTGATCGGCCTGTCGCAGATCGCCGGCGCGCAGTTCCTGGGTGTCTACGGTCCGCGCAACTGGATCAACGCCGGGCAGGCCGGTCCGCTTGGCTGGACACTGCCGGCGGCGCTCGGCGTGCGCGCGGCCGATCCTTCGCGCCAGATCGTAGCACTTTCGGGCGACTACGATTTCCAGTTCCTGATCGAGGAGCTCGCCGTAGGCGCCCAGTTCAAGCTGCCTTACATCCACGTCGTCGTGAACAACTCCTATCTCGGACTGATCCGCCAGGCGCAGCGCGGCTTCGACATGGACTACCACGTCCAGCTTTCGTTCGAGAACATCAACGCGCCCGAGCTCGGGGCCTATGGCGTCGACCATGTCGCGGTAGCCGAGGGACTGGGCTGCAAGGCGATCCGCGTCACTGACCCGAACCATGCGCAGGCGGCGTTCGCGACCGCGCAAGAATGGATGGCGGAATTCCAGGTGCCTGTGGTCGTCGAGTTCATTCTCGAACGGGTCACCAACATCTCGATGGGCACCGAGATCGACAACATCGTCGAATTCGAGGAGGTGCTCGATCTGCCGCTGGACGACACGCCGGCGAAGTCGAGCGCGCCGCAATCCGGCAAGCTGCTGCCGGCGTAA
- a CDS encoding aldolase/citrate lyase family protein: MAKRISRCVELLEQDQAIYYDGPHSGHVLTHAQGRIDAGTWADYMNVGMEHGCFDMAGLADYMRGMVDAGPTRSGHRTPTVIVEAPVNGIDAAHVRYNAWQFRQILGRGVHGILLCQAETADAVRAFVESCRYPHNTIGVDPAIPSPMARMEGAIRAKHGGTDAAGQRLGVGTRGRGSETTAAPIWGLSAEEYLERCDPWPLNPKGELLLGVKLESPEGVANCEQILAVPGLGFAEIGPGDLSLSLGYRTIPAEPWPPEMQAARDRILAACHKNGIAFLQGCTPDNVIARIDEGVRVIAGHSEASAIKGRAHQKRKLPV, from the coding sequence ATGGCTAAGCGGATCAGTCGCTGCGTCGAACTGCTGGAGCAGGATCAGGCGATCTATTACGACGGTCCGCACAGCGGCCACGTGCTGACCCATGCGCAGGGCCGCATCGATGCCGGCACCTGGGCCGACTACATGAATGTCGGCATGGAACACGGCTGCTTCGACATGGCCGGCCTTGCCGACTATATGCGCGGCATGGTCGATGCCGGACCGACACGATCAGGACACCGCACGCCGACGGTGATCGTCGAGGCGCCGGTAAATGGAATCGACGCCGCGCATGTGCGTTACAACGCCTGGCAGTTCCGCCAGATCCTCGGCCGCGGTGTGCATGGCATCCTGCTCTGCCAGGCGGAAACCGCCGACGCGGTGCGGGCCTTCGTGGAATCCTGCCGCTATCCGCACAACACGATTGGCGTCGACCCCGCAATCCCGTCGCCGATGGCGCGGATGGAGGGAGCGATACGGGCAAAGCACGGCGGGACCGACGCCGCCGGGCAGCGGCTCGGCGTCGGCACGCGGGGGCGCGGATCGGAAACCACGGCGGCGCCGATCTGGGGCCTGTCGGCCGAGGAATATCTGGAACGCTGTGATCCCTGGCCGCTTAATCCGAAAGGTGAACTGCTGCTGGGGGTGAAGCTGGAAAGCCCCGAAGGCGTCGCCAATTGCGAACAGATCCTCGCGGTGCCGGGGCTCGGATTTGCCGAGATCGGTCCGGGCGACTTGAGTCTGTCGCTCGGCTATCGCACGATTCCTGCCGAACCCTGGCCACCGGAAATGCAGGCGGCGCGCGACCGTATCCTCGCGGCCTGCCACAAGAACGGCATCGCTTTCCTGCAGGGCTGCACACCTGATAACGTGATTGCCCGGATTGACGAGGGCGTGCGTGTAATCGCCGGGCATAGCGAGGCATCCGCCATCAAGGGCCGGGCACACCAGAAGCGGAAGTTGCCGGTATAG
- a CDS encoding ketopantoate reductase family protein — protein sequence MGRKIAIVGAGAVGGYAGAHMAQAGEDVTFIDPWPEHVEHMRKHGLRVTHAMDVPEFSVPVRALHVTDAQQLAKEKPVDIAFVCMKSYDTAWATMLIRQYLAPDGYVASLQNCMNEETIAGIVGWGKTLGCIASSITVNLPEPGHIHRGAGKGGAAHTVFRAGEVHGRITPRAEEICRLVGYSDSAKVTDNLWGERWSKLVANVMGNGLSACTGLPGAEILQSEPLRRFSTRLGSEAIRVGQAQGYQLEEILHLPPDTIARAGEGDEAAMRVCDEQRFKDGKRTSSQQRPSMGQDMQKGRRTEIEFLNGLVVREGEKIGLSCAANAALTDIVKRVERGELSPDPRHITELRLN from the coding sequence ATGGGCCGGAAGATCGCGATCGTCGGAGCGGGCGCCGTCGGCGGGTATGCCGGCGCCCATATGGCGCAGGCGGGCGAGGACGTCACCTTCATCGATCCCTGGCCCGAGCATGTCGAGCACATGCGCAAGCACGGGCTGCGCGTCACCCACGCGATGGATGTTCCGGAATTCTCGGTTCCGGTGCGCGCGCTCCACGTCACGGATGCGCAGCAGCTTGCCAAGGAGAAGCCGGTCGACATCGCTTTCGTCTGCATGAAGTCCTACGATACGGCCTGGGCCACCATGCTGATCCGGCAATATCTGGCGCCGGACGGCTATGTCGCGTCGCTGCAGAACTGCATGAACGAGGAGACCATTGCCGGCATTGTCGGCTGGGGCAAGACGCTGGGCTGCATTGCCAGCAGCATCACGGTGAACCTGCCGGAGCCCGGCCATATCCACCGCGGCGCCGGCAAGGGCGGGGCGGCGCACACGGTGTTCCGCGCCGGCGAAGTGCACGGGCGCATCACGCCGCGGGCGGAGGAGATCTGCCGTCTCGTCGGCTACTCCGACAGCGCCAAGGTGACGGACAATCTCTGGGGCGAGCGCTGGTCGAAACTGGTCGCCAACGTCATGGGCAACGGGCTCTCTGCCTGCACCGGCCTGCCAGGCGCAGAAATTCTGCAAAGCGAGCCGCTTCGCCGTTTCTCCACGCGGCTCGGCAGCGAAGCGATCCGCGTTGGCCAGGCGCAGGGCTATCAACTGGAAGAGATTTTGCATCTGCCGCCCGACACGATCGCGCGGGCCGGGGAGGGCGACGAGGCCGCAATGCGCGTCTGCGACGAGCAGCGTTTCAAGGACGGCAAGCGCACCTCATCCCAGCAGCGTCCGTCCATGGGCCAGGACATGCAGAAGGGCCGCCGTACCGAGATCGAATTCCTCAACGGTCTCGTCGTGCGCGAAGGCGAGAAGATCGGCCTTTCCTGCGCCGCAAACGCCGCGCTGACGGATATCGTCAAGCGCGTGGAGCGGGGCGAACTGAGCCCGGACCCGCGGCACATCACGGAACTGCGGCTGAACTGA
- a CDS encoding NYN domain-containing protein: protein MPSETRSPRLAVLIDADNASAKIADGLFEEIAKIGEASVRRIYGDFSNARSKGWADILSKHAIIPQQQFAYTTGKNASDITLVIDAMDLLHGGRFDGFCLVSSDSDFTRLAARIREHGVDVYGFGEQKTPESFRQACRRFVYTENLLGGTATNQDATARSQPLQPLDAATPIIKKVIAQMESEDGWVALGEVGKGLTNLASDFDSRTFGSRKLSDLVRKTNAFDIDQPKGGSMRIRIKPPAGSPPKTRAARKPAE from the coding sequence ATGCCTTCTGAAACCCGCTCACCCCGTCTCGCTGTTCTGATCGATGCCGACAATGCCTCCGCAAAGATCGCGGACGGGTTGTTCGAGGAGATTGCCAAGATCGGGGAGGCGAGCGTCCGCCGCATCTATGGCGACTTCTCCAATGCCCGGTCCAAGGGCTGGGCCGATATTCTGTCGAAGCACGCCATCATACCCCAGCAGCAGTTCGCCTATACGACTGGAAAGAATGCCTCCGACATAACCCTGGTCATCGACGCCATGGACCTGCTTCATGGCGGTCGGTTCGACGGATTCTGCCTGGTATCGTCAGACAGCGATTTTACGCGACTTGCCGCCCGCATCCGCGAGCACGGCGTCGATGTGTATGGGTTCGGCGAACAGAAGACACCGGAAAGCTTCCGGCAGGCCTGCCGACGATTCGTCTATACCGAGAACCTGCTCGGCGGCACGGCGACCAATCAGGACGCCACCGCGAGGTCGCAGCCGCTCCAGCCGCTTGATGCAGCCACCCCTATCATCAAGAAGGTCATCGCCCAGATGGAAAGCGAAGATGGATGGGTCGCTCTCGGGGAAGTCGGAAAAGGGCTTACCAACCTGGCCTCCGATTTCGATTCGAGGACCTTCGGCTCCCGCAAGCTGAGCGATCTTGTGCGGAAGACGAACGCTTTCGACATCGATCAGCCCAAGGGCGGGTCCATGCGAATTCGGATCAAGCCGCCGGCCGGATCACCTCCGAAGACGCGAGCCGCCCGAAAACCTGCGGAATAA
- a CDS encoding IclR family transcriptional regulator — MKRDVIRRKAIEPKSSADHETDARDSGVQSVDRALSIIETLAEDDEGYRLSDLAIRTGLSTSTVHRLLGTLENRRFVQFDRTESKWHVGARAFTVGATFARRRNFSAQAVPYLRKLRDLTRETANLAVVDDEFIIVLTRMESREIMRSLTKVGGRVAMVASGVGKAVLATYSNEDVSAIIHHHGMPRLTEKSIVRPGDLFKELEKIRRQGFAIDDEEACMGLRCIAAVVYDNCAEPLAAISVSGMTSRLTDERLPQLGQTVREVAAELTVALGGVMPAAKSA, encoded by the coding sequence ATGAAGAGAGACGTGATCCGGCGCAAGGCCATCGAGCCGAAATCCAGTGCGGACCATGAGACCGACGCGCGCGACAGCGGCGTCCAGTCGGTCGATCGCGCGCTCTCGATCATCGAAACGCTGGCGGAAGACGACGAAGGCTATCGCCTGAGCGATCTCGCCATCCGCACCGGGCTTTCGACCTCGACGGTGCATCGCCTGCTGGGGACGCTGGAAAACCGCCGCTTCGTGCAGTTCGACCGCACCGAATCGAAATGGCATGTCGGCGCGCGCGCCTTCACGGTGGGAGCGACGTTTGCCCGCCGCCGCAATTTCTCGGCACAGGCGGTGCCATATCTGCGCAAGTTGCGCGACCTGACGCGCGAGACCGCCAATCTCGCCGTCGTCGACGATGAATTCATCATCGTACTGACCCGCATGGAAAGCCGCGAGATCATGCGCTCGCTGACCAAGGTCGGCGGCCGCGTCGCCATGGTGGCGTCAGGCGTCGGCAAGGCCGTGCTGGCGACCTATTCCAACGAGGACGTCAGCGCCATCATCCATCACCATGGCATGCCGAGATTGACGGAAAAGTCGATCGTGCGGCCGGGCGACCTGTTCAAGGAACTCGAAAAGATCCGCCGCCAGGGTTTTGCCATCGACGACGAGGAGGCCTGCATGGGCCTGCGCTGCATCGCCGCCGTGGTCTACGACAACTGCGCCGAGCCGCTGGCCGCCATTTCCGTCTCGGGCATGACCAGCCGCCTGACCGACGAGCGGCTGCCGCAGCTTGGCCAGACCGTGCGGGAAGTGGCGGCTGAATTGACGGTGGCGCTCGGCGGCGTGATGCCAGCGGCGAAATCGGCCTGA